The DNA region CGCTTCCGATGGTGCGGTCAGTTCGTCCGGCTGCGAAGTTTCGAGCCCCAGGTATTCCGCCGTGCCGGAAAAGATGGCAAACGCAATCTGCTTTTGGTAAGCCGGATCGATCAGCTTATGCGCTTCCTCAGGATTTGAGAGGAACCCGCACTCGATCAGCAGCGAGGGCATCGGCGCATTGTAGATCAGATAGACGTTGTCGTCGCAGGCTTTATAGACGCGGGTATTCTCCGGCTGTACCATCTCGATAAGCCTGCGCTGCATGATCTCCCCAAGCGCTTTGCTGCTTTCATTTTTGGGCCCGTAAAAAACCTGCGCGCCCCAATATTTTTCCCGTGGAAATTTGTTTTGATGGATGCTCAACAAAATCGAGTTTGGATAAGACTTTGCAATCTCCATCCGATTATGGATGTCGGAATTTTTCTTTTTCCGGGTACTGGCGCTGTCAAACTCGCTGCTGTGCAGTGATTCGTCCCCCTGTCTTGTCAGCACCGCGTCAAATCCGTTCACCGTGAACAGGTCGTACAG from Anaerotruncus rubiinfantis includes:
- a CDS encoding N-acetylmuramoyl-L-alanine amidase, yielding MKRNGRVAATLVILGAAVAFLAHYSFSAITAVAPVYELGGDLPTIVIDAGHGNFDGGAIGVDNIVEKDINLAIARNLYDLFTVNGFDAVLTRQGDESLHSSEFDSASTRKKKNSDIHNRMEIAKSYPNSILLSIHQNKFPREKYWGAQVFYGPKNESSKALGEIMQRRLIEMVQPENTRVYKACDDNVYLIYNAPMPSLLIECGFLSNPEEAHKLIDPAYQKQIAFAIFSGTAEYLGLETSQPDELTAPSEAGEAENIP